TTCTACTGGCTGCGGAAGCACCTGCAAGGCAAGACGCCACCGATCACCGATGTTGCCTTGCCGAAGTTCGAGGTCGAGGAACTGAAGGTCTTCGAAACACTGCCTGAAGACGAGATCAACACGAAGATCGAAGAGACGTTTGTCGCAGCCGCTGAGCCAGCCCAGGTACCGGCGACGCGGGCCGAATGGGAACAGATGACAGGCCAGTGGAAACAACTCTTGGTCGAAAAGTCGTTCGGCGGATGGCCCAAGTCAGGAGAGTCCGGCATTCGTAGCGGTGAAAAATCAGAAACAAAGAACTGGCAGGTTAGCTCCAGCGAATTCTCACCGCAGAAGAACATCTCGCTGCCACTGCTTAGCTTTCACGCGAAGGGCTCGGCAGGTTCAGCTCCCCAAAATGGCAAGCTAGTTGTTGTCGACGATGCCGGCTGGAAGAAGTGGAGTGCGATCGCCGAAGCAGCCGAAGGCACTTTGCCGATTGAAGATGCCGACAAGTACGATGCCATTTACGTCTTACCTCCACGCGGCATCGGACCGACTCAGTGGAACCAGGAGACCACGCCCGAGATCCACCTACGTCGACGCTTCCTGCTCTTAGGACAGTCGCACGATGCGATGCAAGTCTGGGACATTCGCCGGGCAGCAGAAGAAATTACACGCTCGACGTCGACCGAACACATCGACGTAGAAGCCAGTGGCGAGATGGCTGCACTTGCGATCTATGCCGCGATCTTCGAGCCCTCGATCGGCGATCTAACGCTTCATGAACCGCCAGCAGATCATCGTGAAGGCCCGTACTTCATGAATGTCAGCCGCTTCATGAACCTACCCGAAGCCGCAGCGATGGCGGCGAATGACCTGGACGCACCACGAGTGATTCACACCGACAATGAAGCGCTGATGGACTACGCCAACCGCGTTCGAGAGAAAGTGAATGTGCCAGTCGGGTTGCCCGTTGAAACCCAACCGGTTCGCTTGAAGTAGTAATTCGCAACCGGACGCTGCTCTCCCCATCCAGTCCCCTCTCCACCGTACTCGGGGGGAGAGGGAAAGGGGACAAGACTGGGGGAGCCGCAGCGATTAGACGCCGTTACACGTAGCCTTCTTCGCCATCTTCCATGTACTGCACTTTGTACAAGTCTTTGCGGCGGTCGTTCCAGTTTTGAACGGAACCTTCCAGACGGTGCCGCCGCAGCAGTTCCAGGTCGACGTCGTGGATGACGATTGTTTCGACGTTCGGGTTGCACTCGGCGGCGATCCCTTCTCGGGCGAACTCGGCGTCGCACGGCGTGTAGACGCCTGATTGGGCGTAGTGGATGTCGGCGTTTTCGACGAACGGTAGATTACCTGTGCAGCCAGAGATGGCCACGTAAACCTGGTTTTCGACGCAGCGGGCCTGTGCACAGGTCTTTACCCGCAGGTAACCGTGACGCGTATCGGTGTTGTACGGCACGAAGATCATCTCGGCCCCTTTATTGGCCGCAATCCGGGTGAGCTCGGGGAACTCGATGTCGTAGCAGATCTGAATGGCAACCTTGCCGCAGTCGGTGTCGAAGACTTCGACCTTGTGGCCTGGTTCGATACCCCACCACTTTCGCTCGCTGGGGGTAATGTGAATCTTGTACTGCTTGCCGATCGACCCATCGCGACCGAATAGGTAGGCAATGTTGTACAGCGTGTCGTTTTCCAGCACGAAGTGACTACCGCCGATCACGTTCACGTTGTACTTGATGGCCCGCTCTGAAAAGTACTCGAGGTAATCAGTCGTGAACTCGGCCAGGCGCCGTGCCGCCAACCCCGGTCGGGTCGGCTCGACGCACGAAAGCAACTGCGTGGTGAACAGTTCCGGAAAGAGGATGAAGTCGGACTTATAGTCGGAAGCCACGTCCAGGAAGAAGTCGCACTGCTGGGCGAACTCGTCGAAACCGCGGATCGCGCGCATTTCGTACTGCACGACGGTAATGCGGATCGGCTCGACCAGGTGATGGAAGCGCCGCTTGGCCCCCGGCTTATAGTCGAGGTTCAACCACTCTAAGTAGGTAGCGTATCCGCACGAAGCTTTGTCGTTGGGCAGATAATCAGGGATGAGCCCCTGCAAGGCAAAGCCGTTGGCCGTTTGTGCGGTCAGCACCGGGTCGAACTCGGCTTTGGCGACCACGCGCTCGACGTATTCGCGGGCCGACATTTTATCGGCAACTTTGTGATACCCAGGAATGCGGCCCCCAATGATCATCCGAGCCAGGTTCATTTCGCGGCACATCTCCTTGCGGGCATCGTACATCCGGCGCGAAAGCTTGAGCCCTCGGAACTCGGGATGGACCATCATCTCGATCCCATAGAGCGTATCTCCCTTGGGATTGTGATTGCGGATATACCCATTGTCGGAGACGGCCTTGAAATTGTGCCAGGCCGTATTGGGATCGTTCTGAACAATCAAACTGCTGGAAGAGGCGGCCAACTGACCATCGATTTCGATGACGATTTGCCCCTGGGGGAAATTCTTAAGCTGGCTTTCGATGTGCGCTCGCGACCACGGTTCCATGTCGGGGAAGCAGGCCATTTGCATTTCGACCAGCGCATCGAAATCCTCGATGAGCATCGGACGAATCACCGTTTTCCACTCGTATTCCTTCAGATCAATCGGTTCCATCGAACGCACCTATCCCCTAGACTGCCTTAATGTGTGCTGACGCGCAAGGCATTATCTGTGTCGCTCGTTCCGTTGGCAATGACAAACAATCGCCGCTGCTAAGCATTTCACTTAACCGCAGTTACCCAAGGAGCCGTTTTGAGTATGGAGTCTGAGCCGCTAAAGTTTTTCGAGCGTATGATGAACACTCCGAGTCCCTCCGGCTATGAAGCTCCGGTGCAGAATCTCGTGCGGGAGTACGCCGCCGAATTCGCGGATAAAGTCGACACAGATTTCCATGGCAACGTCATTGCTTCGGTCAACTCAGGCGGAAACGTCCGTGTGATGATGGCGGGACACTGCGATCAAATCGGCCTGCTGGTCACTCAAGTCGACGAAATGGGCTTCATCCACTG
This DNA window, taken from Bremerella alba, encodes the following:
- a CDS encoding carbon-nitrogen hydrolase family protein, whose amino-acid sequence is MEPIDLKEYEWKTVIRPMLIEDFDALVEMQMACFPDMEPWSRAHIESQLKNFPQGQIVIEIDGQLAASSSSLIVQNDPNTAWHNFKAVSDNGYIRNHNPKGDTLYGIEMMVHPEFRGLKLSRRMYDARKEMCREMNLARMIIGGRIPGYHKVADKMSAREYVERVVAKAEFDPVLTAQTANGFALQGLIPDYLPNDKASCGYATYLEWLNLDYKPGAKRRFHHLVEPIRITVVQYEMRAIRGFDEFAQQCDFFLDVASDYKSDFILFPELFTTQLLSCVEPTRPGLAARRLAEFTTDYLEYFSERAIKYNVNVIGGSHFVLENDTLYNIAYLFGRDGSIGKQYKIHITPSERKWWGIEPGHKVEVFDTDCGKVAIQICYDIEFPELTRIAANKGAEMIFVPYNTDTRHGYLRVKTCAQARCVENQVYVAISGCTGNLPFVENADIHYAQSGVYTPCDAEFAREGIAAECNPNVETIVIHDVDLELLRRHRLEGSVQNWNDRRKDLYKVQYMEDGEEGYV